From Molothrus aeneus isolate 106 chromosome 18, BPBGC_Maene_1.0, whole genome shotgun sequence, a single genomic window includes:
- the LRRC43 gene encoding leucine-rich repeat-containing protein 43 has protein sequence MAAPGSVSAAFQEYLQHLGLQDFPCGLGSWNKSRCNARRSSRARPAGLEEAVPPGEESPEVLLELLRDQHSPWALPPDCSPQAQRLREVVVLAPELLRGSRVSQLVKSLRILNKGVEEVDEGLLQFQQLEELILSANHISRVTSAHLPRTLKVLELCYSDVGDLQDLCAQPPPELQHLGLGYNQLCGPSQEKHLTVDFWPNLVSLDLSFNSLTDLLGLVSQLTTLQNLRILLLQGNPLALIPPYRGFLVDSLPKLSILDDIYIWPEERQQFQGLAGQPELIRSEARLVVNIGEMKGLPNPEDFQQLEAGCEGPVITCSYCVTYQFAEGEELEDRGSPEGTEIHQSPTVATLDVDSSAQDTGETKSHQEPAATEEPEAHSAKVFATSAQPWADTINCSYRKEHIAKDLVGLKSYLEAGTIVSVVEEKVLSWPVDPDENSVTSKEGQELKKNGAKDKQKKKKKKKSCEYRSDPPIWSTLATTRVTLETLLATESLVATVCDFGILIPEKPPESPVLDEKEAKKGKDKSKKPKGEKGDQKNAASKGKGKNKDTAEVEEDQEPQPVPLTVQFQMQLLRWPLAASTQSQENVAMAVGSTQ, from the exons atgGCAGCACCCGGCAGCGTCTCGGCTGCTTTTCAGGAgtacctgcagcacctgggactGCAGGACTTCCCCTGTGGCCTTGGCAGCTGG AACAAATCCCGCTGCAATGCCCGCAGGAGCTCCCGGGCAcggccagcagggctggaggaggctgtgccaCCAGGAGAGGAGAgccctgaggtgctgctggagctgctgagagaccagcacagcccctgggcactgccccctgactgcagcccccaggcccAGCGCCTGAGGGAAGTGGTTGTGCTGGCACCCGAGCTCCTCCGTGGCTCCAGAGTCTCCCAGCTTGTCAAGTCCCTGCGGATACTCAACAAGGGG GTGGAGGAGGTGGATGAAGGTCTGCTGcagttccagcagctggaggagctcatCCTCAGTGCCAACCACATCAGCAGAGTAACCTCAGCCCATCTGCCCCGGACTCTGAAG gtgctggagctctgctaCAGTGATGTGGGTGATCTGCAGGACCTGTGTGCTCAGCCACCCCCGGAGCTCCAGCACTTAGGGCTGGGCTACAACCAGCTGTGTGGCCCTTCCCAGGAAAAGCACCTCACTGTGGATTTCTG GCCAAACCTTGTCTCCCTTGACCTGAGCTTTAACAGCCTCACAGACCTGCTGGGGCTGGTCTCCCAGCTGACCACCCTGCAGAACCTCCgcatcctgctgctccaggggaacCCACTGGCTCTCATCCCCCCTTACAGAGGCTTCCTCGTGGACAGCCTGCCCAAGCTGTCCATCCTCGATGACATCTACATATGGCCTGAAGAGAGGCAGCAgttccaggggctggcagggcagccag AGCTGATCAGGAGTGAAGCACGACTGGTTGTGAACATTGGGGAGATGAAGGGACTCCCTAATCCCGAAGattttcagcagctggaagctggCTGTGAGGGTCCAGTGATCACCTGCAGCTACTGTGTGACCTACCAGTttgcagagggagaggagctcGAGGACAGGGGCAGTCCTGAG GGAACAGAAATCCATCAGAGTCCCACAGTGGCCACACTGGAtgtggacagctctgctcaggacaCAGGAGAGACAAAGAGCCATCAGGAGCCTGCAGCCACAGAGGAGCCCGAGGCCCACTCTG CAAAGGTTTTTGCcacctctgcacagccctgggcagacaCCATCAACTGCAGCTACAGGAAGGAACACATTGCCAAGGACTTGGTGGGGCTGAAGTCCTACCTGGAGGCTGGAACCATTGTCTCAGTTGTGGAGGAGAAG GTGCTCTCGTGGCCTGTGGATCCAGACGAAAACTCTGTCACAAGTAAGGAAGGACAGGAGCTGAAGAAGAACGGTGCAAAG gacaagcagaaaaagaagaagaagaagaagtcctGCGAATACCGCAGTGACCCTCCCATTTGGAGCACCCTGGCCACCACGAGGGTGACCTTGGAGACCCTGCTGGCCACCGAGAGCCTGGTGGCAACTGTGTGTGACTTTGGGATCTTGATCCCTGAGAAACCACCAGAATCACCGGTTCTGGATGAGAAG GaggcaaaaaaaggcaaagacaagagcaaaaaacccaaaggagagaaaggagacCAGAAAAACGCGGCTTCCAAAG gaaaaggaaaaaacaaagacacTGCTGAAGTGGAGGAGGATCAAGAGCCCCAGCCAGTGCCACTGACAGTTCAATTCCAGATGCAGCTGCTTCGATGGCCCTTGGCAgccagcacccagagccaggAGAACGTGGCCATGGCAGTGGGGAGCACACAGTGA